The Bacillota bacterium region CTTGGCAGGTAGTGGCTGGCAATGTTCATCAGACCACCTTTGAAAATGGGCTGTCGGTAATTGTTAATTATAATCTGGAACCGGTCACCGTCAATGGTATGGTGATTCCTGGGCAGGATTATGCAGTTGTGGAAAGGGGGGCACTTCAGGAATGAAACTGCTGCCGCGCTTGACTCTGCGCCGCAAACGCGCCTTGTGGGGTATGGTGTTTACGTTACCGTTTACCATTGGTTTTCTGGCCTTTTTTGTCAAACCAATGTATGAATCGGTCCGGTACTGCTTCCATCAAATGGAGGTTACCCAGAATGGATTCAACATGGTTTATATCGGGTGGGATAATTTTCGATATGCCTTCCGCACTGATCCCGAGTTTATGCGCCTGTTTACCGAAACAGTGATCGCCATTCTGACCAACATCCCCACCATCATCATCTTTAGTTTTTTTGCTGCCACGGTGCTCAATCAAGAGTTTCGCGGCAGGGGGCTGGCCAGGGTTATCTTTTTCCTGCCGGTCATCCTTCGTTCCGGCATCATTGCGGAGATTGAAGCCAGTGATCGGCTGACAAGGGCGCTGGCCTTGAACTTTCTGGGTACCAGCGGCGATGGCATCTCGGTCACCAGATTTGCCTTAGGGCTGTTTAGGAACCTCCGCATACCCGTAGGGTTTGTCACTTTCATTTCAGCGGCAGTGGGCAGTATCGGGCAGATCATCAGCGCATCGGCAATTCCGATTATCATTTTTCTTGCCGGCTTGCAGAGTATCCCTGACTCGTTCTTTGAAGCTTCAAAGATCGAAGGTGCCACCAAGTGGGAGAGTTTCTGGAAGATTACTTTCCCCCTGATCTCGCCCCTGTTTCTTACCAATATCGTTTATATCATCGTTGATTCCTTTACAGCCCCCGGCAACCAGCTGGTGAGCTATATCAGCAGTATGGCATGGGGCAGGAATCTGTATGGTGTCAGTGTTGCCATGACCTGGGTTTACTTTGGTGCAATCGCTTTTGTGTTGGCATTCGTATTCTTAATCTTCTCCCGCCGTGTCTTTTATATGGGAGATTAGGCTAGGAGGACCGAGATGAAAGCTGCGTGGAATATCCGGCGGGGTAAATATCTGCACAGATCATACTGGCTTTCACTAGGGTGGAGCCTGGTCAGAGGGGTATTGATTATCGGGTTGTCGTTCATCATCCTCTATCCGATTATCATCAAGATCTCGTCTTCTCTGATGACTGAGCGCGATTTATTTGACTTAACCACTAAATGGCTGCCGCGGAAGTTGGATCTTGGTTCGCTGACCCGCAATTACCGTGATCTGTGGATCGAGATGCAGTACCCGAAAGCATTTCTCAATACCTTTAGTCTGGCTTTATTGGTGGCGGTTTTGCAGCTGGTCTCGACGACTACCGTAGGGTATGGATTTGCCAGGTTTCCTTACTTCGGGAGTAATTTCATGTTTGCTATGGTGATCTTTACGCTGCTGGTCCCACCCCAGATGGTAATGATCCCTTTGTTCCTGAACTTCCGGTTCTTTGACTGCTTTGGGTTGTTCCAGCTCCTGCACAAATTAGGGCTGGTCACCCAGCCGGAAATCTCCCTATTAGGAACGTTCTGGCCTTTTGTGCTGACCTCAATCACAGCTATGGGGCTGAAAAATGGCCTGTTCATCTATATCATGCGCCAGTTTTTTAAGGGGCTGCCTCGAGAACTGGAGGAGGCAGCTCTGGTGGATGGCGCCGGTCCGGTCCGGACGTTCTTTACCATTATGCTGCCAGGTGCTTCAGCGGTGATGATTGTCGTCTTTCTGTTCTCCTTTGTCTGGCAGTGGAATGATATCTTCTTGACCAGGATGTATATTCGCGGTCATGTGACAATGCTGCCGTTCATGCTGGAAAAACTGAATCAGCTGTTTGACAGTTATGGCTACAGCGATCAGTATATTTCCGTGATCATCAACACTGGGATGCTGATGTTTATGGCACCACTGCTCGTTTTTTACGGGCTTTTGCAGAGATATTTCGTGGAAAGTGTGGAGAGAACTGGAATGGTTGGATAACATCCTGCTGTATCCGAGGATGATACCCAAACCTAACATGCCGGCTGCAAAATCTTTAAAGGGAGGGTAGCGTTAGCGATGCTTGTAGGGGCATGTTCGGTCTAAAACCTTCTCAAGGAGGATGAAGTGAATGTCTAGGCTTGTTCGCTGTGGATTGTCGGTTGTGTTGATTGCTTTGCTGGCAGTCACTGCTGCTGCCGCACCCTATGATTTTGGCGGCCAGACAGTAAGAATATCCGGAACTTTCCCGAATGCGACTACGTTTGGCATCAACTTCGAGGATGCCCGGGGCATAGGGCATGTGCAGGAAGTTGAGGAGATGTTCAACGTCAAGATCGAGTGGGTTAATGATGATTCGGCTTATAATCCCGAGACATTTATTGCCAACGTTTTAGCAGGAGATCCGGTGGCAGATATTCAGCTGTTGGACCGGGGAAGAGCGTTCCATCAAATCGCGGCAGAAGGGCTGCTGACTCCTCTGGATGACATTCTCACCGAGGAGTATCTGGAAGATATTCCGGAAGTTTATAAGGCGCTGGAGCATTGGAAGCATGGCGACACCATCTATGGTTTTTCCCTAGTGGATGCTTCCGGCTGGTGTGTGTACTGGAACAAGAGCCTGTTTGAGCGGGAAGGCCTGCCGGATCCTTATGAGCTGTATTATAACGGCGAATGGACTTGGGAAGCCATGCGGGAGATCGCCATCCAGGCAACTAAAGATACCGATGGCGATGGCGAGATTGATCAGTACGGCATCAGTATCGATCCTGGCATCGGCTGTACCGACCAAGTAGCAGCTCTGTTAGCAACTAACAATGCAGCTGTTGCCAAAATCATCGATGGGAAAGTTACATTTACTTTAGATGAACCAGAAGCGCTGGCTGTTTATGAGTATCTCCAGCAGTTGATCCATGAAGACAAAGTTGTTGCTTTTGAAAGCCAGTATGCGATTTTCCAAGGCAATAGAGCAATGACTCTGTCCCATCCCTGGTGGTTCTTCTATACAGCAGATCCAGAGTGGATGGAAGATGACTGCGGCCTGCTGCCTTATCCAATCGGCCCCAATGGTACGCCGGGCGAGTATGGCAGTTATTCCGCTGCCAACTGGAACTGGGTCATTCCCAAGACCACCAAGTATGATCCCAGGGCTTTGATTGAGCTGTACAACGCTCTGTACATGGCTTCTTACGACTATGTGATCGATGACCCAGAAGAGCGTTTGGTGAATGAGTTTGCAACTTATGTTACCGACCGCAGGGATCTGGAGATCTACCGCAACTTAGTTAGAGACTTGAAGCTTGCTCCGTATGTCCTTAATTTCTTCTGGCCCGACTTTGAAAACTTTGAGGAATTCAACCGCCGCGTAACCATTGAGGGCGAAAATCCAGCGGCGGCTGTTGCCGGGATTAAGGACGCAGTTCAAGCACGTCTGGATGAAATCTTCAAGCAATAGCTAGGCAGATCAGATTTGGAAAGGGGCTTATGCAAAAATGATGGGTCATACACCCCCGATGGGATGGAATTCCTGGAACACATTTGGGGTAAACATCAATGAGCAAATTGTCAAGGAAGTTGCCGACGCCATGGTTGCTGCAGGACTCGCGGATGCAGGTTATCAATACGTTGTGATTGATGATGGCTGGAGCCTAAGGGAACGTGATGAAAACAAACGGCTGGTACCTGATCCGGAGAAATTTCCCAGCGGTATGAAGGCTCTCAGTGACTATGTTCACAGCAGAGGCTTGAAGTTTGGGATCTATTCCTGTGCCGGAGTAAAAACCTGCGCTGGCTACCCAGGCAGTTTTGAGCATGAGTTTATTGATGCTGAGACCTTTGCCGAGTGGGGTGTAGACTTCCTTAAGTACGACTACTGCTACAAACCGAGGGATATGGATGGCAGGCTGCTGTACCGCAGGATGGCAATGGCCTTGAAAAACTGCGGCAGGGAGATTCTGTTCAGCGCCTGCAACTGGGGTATCGACGATTCCCATCTGTGGATGCGCTCCGCTGGCGCCCATATGTGGCGGTCCACCTATGACATTCTGGATAGTTGGGAGTCAATTAAAAAACTGGCCATGCAGCAGCTGGGCAAGGAGTGCTACAGCGGTCCTTACAGCTACAATGATGTGGATATGCTGGTCGTAGGGATGTATAACAAAGGCAATGTAGCCTTAGGCGGCTGTACCGATGAAGAGTATAAGACCCACTTCTCATTATGGTGCATGATGAACTCGCCGTTGATGATCGGCTGTGATGTCCGAAAGATGAAAAAAGTCACCCGATCCATTTTGACCAACAAAG contains the following coding sequences:
- a CDS encoding sugar ABC transporter permease — translated: MKLLPRLTLRRKRALWGMVFTLPFTIGFLAFFVKPMYESVRYCFHQMEVTQNGFNMVYIGWDNFRYAFRTDPEFMRLFTETVIAILTNIPTIIIFSFFAATVLNQEFRGRGLARVIFFLPVILRSGIIAEIEASDRLTRALALNFLGTSGDGISVTRFALGLFRNLRIPVGFVTFISAAVGSIGQIISASAIPIIIFLAGLQSIPDSFFEASKIEGATKWESFWKITFPLISPLFLTNIVYIIVDSFTAPGNQLVSYISSMAWGRNLYGVSVAMTWVYFGAIAFVLAFVFLIFSRRVFYMGD
- a CDS encoding carbohydrate ABC transporter permease, coding for MKAAWNIRRGKYLHRSYWLSLGWSLVRGVLIIGLSFIILYPIIIKISSSLMTERDLFDLTTKWLPRKLDLGSLTRNYRDLWIEMQYPKAFLNTFSLALLVAVLQLVSTTTVGYGFARFPYFGSNFMFAMVIFTLLVPPQMVMIPLFLNFRFFDCFGLFQLLHKLGLVTQPEISLLGTFWPFVLTSITAMGLKNGLFIYIMRQFFKGLPRELEEAALVDGAGPVRTFFTIMLPGASAVMIVVFLFSFVWQWNDIFLTRMYIRGHVTMLPFMLEKLNQLFDSYGYSDQYISVIINTGMLMFMAPLLVFYGLLQRYFVESVERTGMVG
- a CDS encoding extracellular solute-binding protein; this translates as MSRLVRCGLSVVLIALLAVTAAAAPYDFGGQTVRISGTFPNATTFGINFEDARGIGHVQEVEEMFNVKIEWVNDDSAYNPETFIANVLAGDPVADIQLLDRGRAFHQIAAEGLLTPLDDILTEEYLEDIPEVYKALEHWKHGDTIYGFSLVDASGWCVYWNKSLFEREGLPDPYELYYNGEWTWEAMREIAIQATKDTDGDGEIDQYGISIDPGIGCTDQVAALLATNNAAVAKIIDGKVTFTLDEPEALAVYEYLQQLIHEDKVVAFESQYAIFQGNRAMTLSHPWWFFYTADPEWMEDDCGLLPYPIGPNGTPGEYGSYSAANWNWVIPKTTKYDPRALIELYNALYMASYDYVIDDPEERLVNEFATYVTDRRDLEIYRNLVRDLKLAPYVLNFFWPDFENFEEFNRRVTIEGENPAAAVAGIKDAVQARLDEIFKQ
- a CDS encoding glycoside hydrolase family 27 protein, encoding MMGHTPPMGWNSWNTFGVNINEQIVKEVADAMVAAGLADAGYQYVVIDDGWSLRERDENKRLVPDPEKFPSGMKALSDYVHSRGLKFGIYSCAGVKTCAGYPGSFEHEFIDAETFAEWGVDFLKYDYCYKPRDMDGRLLYRRMAMALKNCGREILFSACNWGIDDSHLWMRSAGAHMWRSTYDILDSWESIKKLAMQQLGKECYSGPYSYNDVDMLVVGMYNKGNVALGGCTDEEYKTHFSLWCMMNSPLMIGCDVRKMKKVTRSILTNKELIAVNQDLEGRQAYTITGWHSKEVIHYIKPLVGGDYAICSVNFGDARGWSHLEFWDLGLPTAAGYGFELHDLWTGENLGVKTESYMTALEPHCCKVFRAKLKKVN